One segment of Mangifera indica cultivar Alphonso unplaced genomic scaffold, CATAS_Mindica_2.1 Un_0057, whole genome shotgun sequence DNA contains the following:
- the LOC123207085 gene encoding SKP1-like protein 1B, whose protein sequence is MSNSKKITLKSADGEAFEVDEVVALESQTIKHMIEDDCADNGIPLPNVTSQILSKVIEYCKKHVEATKSDDRSVDEDLKAWDAEFIKVDQATLFDLILAANYLNIKSLLDLTCQTVADMMKGKTPEDIRKTFQIANDFTPEEEEEVRRENLWAFE, encoded by the exons ATGTCAAATAGCAAGAAAATCACTCTGAAAAGCGCCGATGGGGAGGCGTTCGAGGTTGATGAAGTGGTGGCTTTGGAATCGCAGACGATAAAGCATATGATCGAGGACGATTGCGCCGACAATGGAATTCCTCTCCCTAATGTGACCAGCCAGATCCTTTCGAAGGTTATCGAGTACTGCAAGAAGCACGTCGAGGCCACCAAGTCCGACGATCGTTCTGTTGATGAAGATCTCAAGGCCTGGGATGCCGAGTTCATCAAAGTTGATCAGGCCACTCTCTTTGATCTCATCCTC GCTGCAAACTATCTCAACATCAAAAGCTTGTTGGACCTGACTTGCCAGACAGTTGCAGATATGATGAAGGGCAAAACACCAGAGGATATTCGCAAAACATTTCAAATTGCAAATGACTTTACACcagaagaggaggaggaggttCGTCGGGAGAATCTTTGGGCTTTTGAGTGA